One genomic window of Lytechinus variegatus isolate NC3 chromosome 1, Lvar_3.0, whole genome shotgun sequence includes the following:
- the LOC121417287 gene encoding exocyst complex component 1-like isoform X3, with the protein MTAIRHTLQRDVFLPNDERLIGVVHVSKAGKKKKVSFLCATVTTDQPAQVFLHKVKKTDKDAFKKRQSWPLAELKICDGKDSKTDVPDFDLHFEKVYRWIASNVAEKNAFISSLWKLSQRYLKQLKKPDFINVKPALLEEYLSLEQAKVAQSEDELSNEDYQALSGREETDLERMMAECEFAIGNAEAFIERLANDLSVLDGANIHSIIESQQEVARLMFLLDDSLREVNKVESSLDEYDKMLEGVRVHMEIMEQKDSMIQIQSQNHGQLLTAVETIMQKLDMPHQQQLALLDRDLGSPKGIMDCTAAAQVLQEKMDAELLPGLGKMRAVVEQRELLTNLQEKFAQRLAIHLNNIFIQQGADMSEMMLTLGNRLTLPKHFTFHRDLIPYAELMQWLRKADRTSFQQLGKIYTDNLKKVYERELKDFFERARQAVMMKGKTTDIKKFGLKGDKGSATPEPSRSGTRTKASTPSLQEFSANLKAAETDLNEKQKFDMVFTQLLNEIQPMCNSEQDFCTKFFGYGLDTEGMDAEYFPMADQVDGGTFSRYKKQDNHEKVMGELFQCLEPEFKSFVTFSERMDNFNSVYMLVRISPHVMSSETQAKSASYFSIIMANCLVEVKRNFDKYMDHLIRSVEETRISKKSKCGILPFVKEFETFACQAESVFKGSDLRGNLDKAYSKLVLAQFRNIHRVALEHQKTPSDVIIFENFHHLHDVLSRLKITCLESERKEAKQQYQDHLQSYVRDSLGRPMEKLNHFFEGIQVLVSQGVKEEEVGYQIQFSKQELRKIIKEYPQKEVKKNLESLIKKVEKTLCEEENLVQVVWRMMQEDFLRQYKHIETMIGRCYPGSKISLEFTIQDVLQFFTDIAQSH; encoded by the exons ATGACTGCCATTCGTCACACTCTACAGCGTGATGTGTTCTTACCAAATGATGAACGTCTCATCGGGGTTGTTCATGTCTCTAAAGCTGGCAAGAAGAAGAAAGTTAGCTTCCTTTGTGCAACAG TGACTACAGATCAACCAGCACAGGTATTCCTCCATAAGGTGAAGAAGACAGATAAAGATGCTTTCAAGAAGAGACAGAGTTGGCCACTAGCTGAGCTGAAGATATGCGATGGCAAAGATTCAAAAACT GATGTTCCTGATTTTGACCTCCATTTTGAGAAGGTTTATAGATGGATAGCAAGCAATGTAGCTGAGAAGAATGCTTTTATTTCATCACTTTGGAAG TTGAGCCAGAGATACTTAAAGCAGCTGAAGAAACCAGATTTTATTAATGTCAAGCCAGCCCTCCTGGAAg AATATTTATCATTGGAGCAAGCAAAGGTAGCTCAATCAGAGGATGAACTTAGCAATGAAGATTACCAAGCATTATCAGGAAGAGAAGAAACAGATTTAGAGAGGATGATGGCTGAATGTGAATTTGCTATTGGCAATGCGGAGGCTTTCATTGAACGCTTAGCCAATGACTTGTCTGTTCTTGATGGG GCTAACATCCATTCTATCATAGAGTCTCAGCAGGAGGTTGCTAGACTTATGTTTCTTCTTGATGACAGTCTAAGAGAGGTCAATAAGGTGGAGTCTAGTCTTGATGAGTATGACAAGATGTTAGAG GGTGTGCGGGTCCACATGGAGATCATGGAGCAGAAGGATTCTATGATCCAGATCCAGAGTCAGAATCATGGTCAGCTCCTGACAGCTGTTGAGACAATCATGCAGAAGCTGGACATGCCTCACCAGCAGCAGTTAGCCCTACTAGACAGGGATCTAGGATCACCCAAAGGCATCATGGACTGTACTGCTGCAGCTCAGGTTCTGCAGGAGAAGATGGATGCAGAGCTCTTACCAG GTCTTGGCAAGATGAGGGCAGTGGTAGAACAAAGAGAACTCTTAACTAATCTACAAGAGAAATTTGCACAAAGACTTGCCATACATCTCAATAACATCTTTATACAACAG GGTGCAGACATGAGTGAGATGATGCTTACATTAGGTAATAGACTGACCCTTCCTAAGCATTTTACTTTCCATCGAGATCTCATTCCTTATGCTGAACTCATGCAGTGGCTTAGAAAGGCAGATCGCACAAGCTTTCAGCAACTAGGGAAA ATCTACACAGACAACCTGAAGAAGGTCTATGAGAGGGAGTTAAAGGACTTCTTTGAGAGAGCTAGACAAGCTGTCATGATGAAAGGAAAGACAACAGATATCAAGAAGTTTGGTCTGAAGGGAGATAAAGGCAGTGCAACCCCAGAACCATCCAGGAGTGGGACCAGGACCAAGGCCAGTACCCCATCACTCCAGGAGTTCTCGGCCAACCTGAAAGCAGCGGAGACAGACCTCAATGAGAAACAGAAATTTGACATG GTTTTCACCCAGCTTCTAAATGAGATTCAACCTATGTGCAACTCAGAGCAAGATTTCTGTACCAAGTTCTTTGGCTATGGTTTGGATACAGAAGGCATG GATGCTGAATACTTCCCTATGGCTGACCAGGTGGATGGAGGTACATTTAGCAGATACAAGAAACAAGACAACCATGA GAAGGTTATGGGAGAGCTATTCCAGTGTTTAGAGCCAGAATTCAAGTCATTCGTTACATTCTCTGAGAGGATGGATAACTT TAATTCAGTCTACATGCTTGTGAGAATTAGCCCTCATGTGATGTCTAGTGAAACACAAGCTAAATCTGCCTCTTACTTCAGTATCATCATGGCCAACTGCCTGGTAGAAGTCAAACGTAACTTTGACAAGTACATG GACCATTTGATTCGCTCTGTAGAGGAAACAAGGATATCCAAGAAGAGTAAATGTGGCATTCTTCCATTTGTCAAAGAATTTGAG acattTGCATGTCAAGCAGAGTCTGTGTTCAAGGGATCAGACTTACGAGGAAACCTAGACAAGGCTTATAGTAAGCTGGTCCTGGCCCAGTTTAGGAACATCCATAGAGTAGCCCTGGAACATCAAAAGACACCCAGTGATGTCATCATCTTTG AAAACTTTCATCATCTTCATG ATGTTCTGTCCAGACTGAAGATTACTTGTCTAGAATCAGAGCGTAAGGAAGCCAAACAACAGTATCAGGATCATCTACAATCCTATGTCAGAGACTCCTTAGGAAGACCAATGGAGAAGCTCAAT catttcttTGAAGGTATTCAGGTGCTTGTATCTCAGGGAGTGAAGGAAGAAGAGGTTGGTTATCAAATCCAGTTCAGCAAACAAGAACTACGCAAGATCATCAAGGAATACCCACAGAAAGAG GTGAAGAAGAATCTTGAGAGTTTGATCAAGAAAGTTGAGAAGACTCTTTGTGAAGAAGAGAATCTTGTCCAG GTTGTATGGCGAATGATGCAGGAGGATTTCCTCCGTCAGTACAAACACATAGAGACGATGATTGGCCGCTGCTACCCAGGATCTAAGATCTCACTGGAATTCACCATCCAAGATGTCCTGCAGTTCTTTACTGACATTGCCCAATCTCACTAG
- the LOC121417287 gene encoding exocyst complex component 1-like isoform X2 — protein MTAIRHTLQRDVFLPNDERLIGVVHVSKAGKKKKVSFLCATVTTDQPAQVFLHKVKKTDKDAFKKRQSWPLAELKICDGKDSKTDVPDFDLHFEKVYRWIASNVAEKNAFISSLWKLSQRYLKQLKKPDFINVKPALLEEYLSLEQAKVAQSEDELSNEDYQALSGREETDLERMMAECEFAIGNAEAFIERLANDLSVLDGANIHSIIESQQEVARLMFLLDDSLREVNKVESSLDEYDKMLEGVRVHMEIMEQKDSMIQIQSQNHGQLLTAVETIMQKLDMPHQQQLALLDRDLGSPKGIMDCTAAAQVLQEKMDAELLPGLGKMRAVVEQRELLTNLQEKFAQRLAIHLNNIFIQQGADMSEMMLTLGNRLTLPKHFTFHRDLIPYAELMQWLRKADRTSFQQLGKIYTDNLKKVYERELKDFFERARQAVMMKGKTTDIKKFGLKGDKGSATPEPSRSGTRTKASTPSLQEFSANLKAAETDLNEKQKFDMVFTQLLNEIQPMCNSEQDFCTKFFGYGLDTEGMDAEYFPMADQVDGGTFSRYKKQDNHEERKGVAFALNPDLRKVMGELFQCLEPEFKSFVTFSERMDNFNSVYMLVRISPHVMSSETQAKSASYFSIIMANCLVEVKRNFDKYMDHLIRSVEETRISKKSKCGILPFVKEFETFACQAESVFKGSDLRGNLDKAYSKLVLAQFRNIHRVALEHQKTPSDVIIFENFHHLHDVLSRLKITCLESERKEAKQQYQDHLQSYVRDSLGRPMEKLNHFFEGIQVLVSQGVKEEEVGYQIQFSKQELRKIIKEYPQKEVKKNLESLIKKVEKTLCEEENLVQVVWRMMQEDFLRQYKHIETMIGRCYPGSKISLEFTIQDVLQFFTDIAQSH, from the exons ATGACTGCCATTCGTCACACTCTACAGCGTGATGTGTTCTTACCAAATGATGAACGTCTCATCGGGGTTGTTCATGTCTCTAAAGCTGGCAAGAAGAAGAAAGTTAGCTTCCTTTGTGCAACAG TGACTACAGATCAACCAGCACAGGTATTCCTCCATAAGGTGAAGAAGACAGATAAAGATGCTTTCAAGAAGAGACAGAGTTGGCCACTAGCTGAGCTGAAGATATGCGATGGCAAAGATTCAAAAACT GATGTTCCTGATTTTGACCTCCATTTTGAGAAGGTTTATAGATGGATAGCAAGCAATGTAGCTGAGAAGAATGCTTTTATTTCATCACTTTGGAAG TTGAGCCAGAGATACTTAAAGCAGCTGAAGAAACCAGATTTTATTAATGTCAAGCCAGCCCTCCTGGAAg AATATTTATCATTGGAGCAAGCAAAGGTAGCTCAATCAGAGGATGAACTTAGCAATGAAGATTACCAAGCATTATCAGGAAGAGAAGAAACAGATTTAGAGAGGATGATGGCTGAATGTGAATTTGCTATTGGCAATGCGGAGGCTTTCATTGAACGCTTAGCCAATGACTTGTCTGTTCTTGATGGG GCTAACATCCATTCTATCATAGAGTCTCAGCAGGAGGTTGCTAGACTTATGTTTCTTCTTGATGACAGTCTAAGAGAGGTCAATAAGGTGGAGTCTAGTCTTGATGAGTATGACAAGATGTTAGAG GGTGTGCGGGTCCACATGGAGATCATGGAGCAGAAGGATTCTATGATCCAGATCCAGAGTCAGAATCATGGTCAGCTCCTGACAGCTGTTGAGACAATCATGCAGAAGCTGGACATGCCTCACCAGCAGCAGTTAGCCCTACTAGACAGGGATCTAGGATCACCCAAAGGCATCATGGACTGTACTGCTGCAGCTCAGGTTCTGCAGGAGAAGATGGATGCAGAGCTCTTACCAG GTCTTGGCAAGATGAGGGCAGTGGTAGAACAAAGAGAACTCTTAACTAATCTACAAGAGAAATTTGCACAAAGACTTGCCATACATCTCAATAACATCTTTATACAACAG GGTGCAGACATGAGTGAGATGATGCTTACATTAGGTAATAGACTGACCCTTCCTAAGCATTTTACTTTCCATCGAGATCTCATTCCTTATGCTGAACTCATGCAGTGGCTTAGAAAGGCAGATCGCACAAGCTTTCAGCAACTAGGGAAA ATCTACACAGACAACCTGAAGAAGGTCTATGAGAGGGAGTTAAAGGACTTCTTTGAGAGAGCTAGACAAGCTGTCATGATGAAAGGAAAGACAACAGATATCAAGAAGTTTGGTCTGAAGGGAGATAAAGGCAGTGCAACCCCAGAACCATCCAGGAGTGGGACCAGGACCAAGGCCAGTACCCCATCACTCCAGGAGTTCTCGGCCAACCTGAAAGCAGCGGAGACAGACCTCAATGAGAAACAGAAATTTGACATG GTTTTCACCCAGCTTCTAAATGAGATTCAACCTATGTGCAACTCAGAGCAAGATTTCTGTACCAAGTTCTTTGGCTATGGTTTGGATACAGAAGGCATG GATGCTGAATACTTCCCTATGGCTGACCAGGTGGATGGAGGTACATTTAGCAGATACAAGAAACAAGACAACCATGA GGAAAGGAAAGGAGTTGCATTTGCATTAAATCCTGACCTCAG GAAGGTTATGGGAGAGCTATTCCAGTGTTTAGAGCCAGAATTCAAGTCATTCGTTACATTCTCTGAGAGGATGGATAACTT TAATTCAGTCTACATGCTTGTGAGAATTAGCCCTCATGTGATGTCTAGTGAAACACAAGCTAAATCTGCCTCTTACTTCAGTATCATCATGGCCAACTGCCTGGTAGAAGTCAAACGTAACTTTGACAAGTACATG GACCATTTGATTCGCTCTGTAGAGGAAACAAGGATATCCAAGAAGAGTAAATGTGGCATTCTTCCATTTGTCAAAGAATTTGAG acattTGCATGTCAAGCAGAGTCTGTGTTCAAGGGATCAGACTTACGAGGAAACCTAGACAAGGCTTATAGTAAGCTGGTCCTGGCCCAGTTTAGGAACATCCATAGAGTAGCCCTGGAACATCAAAAGACACCCAGTGATGTCATCATCTTTG AAAACTTTCATCATCTTCATG ATGTTCTGTCCAGACTGAAGATTACTTGTCTAGAATCAGAGCGTAAGGAAGCCAAACAACAGTATCAGGATCATCTACAATCCTATGTCAGAGACTCCTTAGGAAGACCAATGGAGAAGCTCAAT catttcttTGAAGGTATTCAGGTGCTTGTATCTCAGGGAGTGAAGGAAGAAGAGGTTGGTTATCAAATCCAGTTCAGCAAACAAGAACTACGCAAGATCATCAAGGAATACCCACAGAAAGAG GTGAAGAAGAATCTTGAGAGTTTGATCAAGAAAGTTGAGAAGACTCTTTGTGAAGAAGAGAATCTTGTCCAG GTTGTATGGCGAATGATGCAGGAGGATTTCCTCCGTCAGTACAAACACATAGAGACGATGATTGGCCGCTGCTACCCAGGATCTAAGATCTCACTGGAATTCACCATCCAAGATGTCCTGCAGTTCTTTACTGACATTGCCCAATCTCACTAG
- the LOC121417287 gene encoding exocyst complex component 1-like isoform X1 codes for MTAIRHTLQRDVFLPNDERLIGVVHVSKAGKKKKVSFLCATVTTDQPAQVFLHKVKKTDKDAFKKRQSWPLAELKICDGKDSKTDVPDFDLHFEKVYRWIASNVAEKNAFISSLWKLSQRYLKQLKKPDFINVKPALLEEYLSLEQAKVAQSEDELSNEDYQALSGREETDLERMMAECEFAIGNAEAFIERLANDLSVLDGANIHSIIESQQEVARLMFLLDDSLREVNKVESSLDEYDKMLEGVRVHMEIMEQKDSMIQIQSQNHGQLLTAVETIMQKLDMPHQQQLALLDRDLGSPKGIMDCTAAAQVLQEKMDAELLPGLGKMRAVVEQRELLTNLQEKFAQRLAIHLNNIFIQQGADMSEMMLTLGNRLTLPKHFTFHRDLIPYAELMQWLRKADRTSFQQLGKIYTDNLKKVYERELKDFFERARQAVMMKGKTTDIKKFGLKGDKGSATPEPSRSGTRTKASTPSLQEFSANLKAAETDLNEKQKFDMVFTQLLNEIQPMCNSEQDFCTKFFGYGLDTEGMDAEYFPMADQVDGGTFSRYKKQDNHEERKGVAFALNPDLSDVDGKMTTHGMRKVMGELFQCLEPEFKSFVTFSERMDNFNSVYMLVRISPHVMSSETQAKSASYFSIIMANCLVEVKRNFDKYMDHLIRSVEETRISKKSKCGILPFVKEFETFACQAESVFKGSDLRGNLDKAYSKLVLAQFRNIHRVALEHQKTPSDVIIFENFHHLHDVLSRLKITCLESERKEAKQQYQDHLQSYVRDSLGRPMEKLNHFFEGIQVLVSQGVKEEEVGYQIQFSKQELRKIIKEYPQKEVKKNLESLIKKVEKTLCEEENLVQVVWRMMQEDFLRQYKHIETMIGRCYPGSKISLEFTIQDVLQFFTDIAQSH; via the exons ATGACTGCCATTCGTCACACTCTACAGCGTGATGTGTTCTTACCAAATGATGAACGTCTCATCGGGGTTGTTCATGTCTCTAAAGCTGGCAAGAAGAAGAAAGTTAGCTTCCTTTGTGCAACAG TGACTACAGATCAACCAGCACAGGTATTCCTCCATAAGGTGAAGAAGACAGATAAAGATGCTTTCAAGAAGAGACAGAGTTGGCCACTAGCTGAGCTGAAGATATGCGATGGCAAAGATTCAAAAACT GATGTTCCTGATTTTGACCTCCATTTTGAGAAGGTTTATAGATGGATAGCAAGCAATGTAGCTGAGAAGAATGCTTTTATTTCATCACTTTGGAAG TTGAGCCAGAGATACTTAAAGCAGCTGAAGAAACCAGATTTTATTAATGTCAAGCCAGCCCTCCTGGAAg AATATTTATCATTGGAGCAAGCAAAGGTAGCTCAATCAGAGGATGAACTTAGCAATGAAGATTACCAAGCATTATCAGGAAGAGAAGAAACAGATTTAGAGAGGATGATGGCTGAATGTGAATTTGCTATTGGCAATGCGGAGGCTTTCATTGAACGCTTAGCCAATGACTTGTCTGTTCTTGATGGG GCTAACATCCATTCTATCATAGAGTCTCAGCAGGAGGTTGCTAGACTTATGTTTCTTCTTGATGACAGTCTAAGAGAGGTCAATAAGGTGGAGTCTAGTCTTGATGAGTATGACAAGATGTTAGAG GGTGTGCGGGTCCACATGGAGATCATGGAGCAGAAGGATTCTATGATCCAGATCCAGAGTCAGAATCATGGTCAGCTCCTGACAGCTGTTGAGACAATCATGCAGAAGCTGGACATGCCTCACCAGCAGCAGTTAGCCCTACTAGACAGGGATCTAGGATCACCCAAAGGCATCATGGACTGTACTGCTGCAGCTCAGGTTCTGCAGGAGAAGATGGATGCAGAGCTCTTACCAG GTCTTGGCAAGATGAGGGCAGTGGTAGAACAAAGAGAACTCTTAACTAATCTACAAGAGAAATTTGCACAAAGACTTGCCATACATCTCAATAACATCTTTATACAACAG GGTGCAGACATGAGTGAGATGATGCTTACATTAGGTAATAGACTGACCCTTCCTAAGCATTTTACTTTCCATCGAGATCTCATTCCTTATGCTGAACTCATGCAGTGGCTTAGAAAGGCAGATCGCACAAGCTTTCAGCAACTAGGGAAA ATCTACACAGACAACCTGAAGAAGGTCTATGAGAGGGAGTTAAAGGACTTCTTTGAGAGAGCTAGACAAGCTGTCATGATGAAAGGAAAGACAACAGATATCAAGAAGTTTGGTCTGAAGGGAGATAAAGGCAGTGCAACCCCAGAACCATCCAGGAGTGGGACCAGGACCAAGGCCAGTACCCCATCACTCCAGGAGTTCTCGGCCAACCTGAAAGCAGCGGAGACAGACCTCAATGAGAAACAGAAATTTGACATG GTTTTCACCCAGCTTCTAAATGAGATTCAACCTATGTGCAACTCAGAGCAAGATTTCTGTACCAAGTTCTTTGGCTATGGTTTGGATACAGAAGGCATG GATGCTGAATACTTCCCTATGGCTGACCAGGTGGATGGAGGTACATTTAGCAGATACAAGAAACAAGACAACCATGA GGAAAGGAAAGGAGTTGCATTTGCATTAAATCCTGACCTCAG TGATGTTGATGGAAAGATGACTACGCATGGAATGAG GAAGGTTATGGGAGAGCTATTCCAGTGTTTAGAGCCAGAATTCAAGTCATTCGTTACATTCTCTGAGAGGATGGATAACTT TAATTCAGTCTACATGCTTGTGAGAATTAGCCCTCATGTGATGTCTAGTGAAACACAAGCTAAATCTGCCTCTTACTTCAGTATCATCATGGCCAACTGCCTGGTAGAAGTCAAACGTAACTTTGACAAGTACATG GACCATTTGATTCGCTCTGTAGAGGAAACAAGGATATCCAAGAAGAGTAAATGTGGCATTCTTCCATTTGTCAAAGAATTTGAG acattTGCATGTCAAGCAGAGTCTGTGTTCAAGGGATCAGACTTACGAGGAAACCTAGACAAGGCTTATAGTAAGCTGGTCCTGGCCCAGTTTAGGAACATCCATAGAGTAGCCCTGGAACATCAAAAGACACCCAGTGATGTCATCATCTTTG AAAACTTTCATCATCTTCATG ATGTTCTGTCCAGACTGAAGATTACTTGTCTAGAATCAGAGCGTAAGGAAGCCAAACAACAGTATCAGGATCATCTACAATCCTATGTCAGAGACTCCTTAGGAAGACCAATGGAGAAGCTCAAT catttcttTGAAGGTATTCAGGTGCTTGTATCTCAGGGAGTGAAGGAAGAAGAGGTTGGTTATCAAATCCAGTTCAGCAAACAAGAACTACGCAAGATCATCAAGGAATACCCACAGAAAGAG GTGAAGAAGAATCTTGAGAGTTTGATCAAGAAAGTTGAGAAGACTCTTTGTGAAGAAGAGAATCTTGTCCAG GTTGTATGGCGAATGATGCAGGAGGATTTCCTCCGTCAGTACAAACACATAGAGACGATGATTGGCCGCTGCTACCCAGGATCTAAGATCTCACTGGAATTCACCATCCAAGATGTCCTGCAGTTCTTTACTGACATTGCCCAATCTCACTAG